The proteins below come from a single Larimichthys crocea isolate SSNF chromosome II, L_crocea_2.0, whole genome shotgun sequence genomic window:
- the cpeb4b gene encoding cytoplasmic polyadenylation element-binding protein 4b isoform X5, with translation MNTLESSLIDIMRAEQDTLKGHSSLFPMEDGFPDDERGDQGLAGLGSPHCFPHQNGERIERYSRKVFVGGLPPDIDEDEITASFRRFGHLFVDWPHKAESKSYFPPKGYAFLLFQDESSVQALIDACIEEDGKLYLCVSSPTIKDKPVQIRPWNLNDSDFVMDGSQPLDPRKTIFVGGVPRPLRAVELAMIMDRLYGGVCYAGIDTDPELKYPKGAGRVAFSNQQSYIAAISARFVQLQHGEIDKRVEVKPYVLDDQLCDECQGTRCGGKFAPFFCANVTCLQYYCEYCWAAIHSRAGREFHKPLVKEGGDRPRHISFRWN, from the exons gtcactcctctctcttcccgATGGAGGATGGTTTCCCTGACGATGAGCGTGGTGATCAGGGTCTCGCAGGCCTTGGTTCTCCACACTGCTTTCCACATCAGAACGGAGAGCGCATTGAACGCTACTCGCGCAAGGTCTTTGTGGGAGGATTGCCCCCGGACATAGATGAAG ATGAGATAACAGCCAGTTTCAGGCGTTTTGGACACCTATTTGTGGACTGGCCTCACAAAGCCGAGAGCAAATCCTATTTTCCCCCGAAAG GCTACGCCTTCCTGTTGTTCCAGGATGAGAGCTCAGTGCAGGCTTTGATTGACGCCTGCATCGAGGAGGACGGCAAGCTGTACCTCTGTGTGTCCAGCCCCACAATCAAAGACAAGCCA gtcCAGATCCGCCCGTGGAATCTGAATGACAGTGATTTTGTGATGGATGGATCTCAGCCTCTGGACCCAAGGAAAACAATCTTTGTGGGAGGTGTCCCTCGTCCACTCCGTGCAG TGGAGCTGGCTATGATCATGGACCGCCTGTATGGTGGGGTTTGCTACGCTGGCATCGACACAGACCCCGAGCTGAAGTACCCCAAGGGAGCAGGCCGGGTCGCCTTCTCTAATCAGCAGAGTTACATTGCTGCTATCAGTGCTCGCTTTGTACAGTTGCAGCATGGAGAAATTGATAAACGG GTGGAAGTGAAGCCATATGTGCTGGATGACCAGCTGTGCGATGAGTGCCAGGGAACTCGCTGTGGCGGGAAGTTTGCACCGTTCTTCTGCGCCAACGTCACCTGTCTGCAGTACTACTGCGAGTACTGCTGGGCGGCAATCCACTCACGTGCCGGACGAGAGTTTCACAAACCCCTGGTGAAGGAGGGAGGCGATCGGCCCCGTCACATCTCTTTCCGCTGGAACTGA
- the cpeb4b gene encoding cytoplasmic polyadenylation element-binding protein 4b isoform X4 — protein sequence MNTLESSLIDIMRAEQDTLKGRLGFPHPGGDNPLPLNARNYSRRRGHSSLFPMEDGFPDDERGDQGLAGLGSPHCFPHQNGERIERYSRKVFVGGLPPDIDEDEITASFRRFGHLFVDWPHKAESKSYFPPKGYAFLLFQDESSVQALIDACIEEDGKLYLCVSSPTIKDKPVQIRPWNLNDSDFVMDGSQPLDPRKTIFVGGVPRPLRAVELAMIMDRLYGGVCYAGIDTDPELKYPKGAGRVAFSNQQSYIAAISARFVQLQHGEIDKRVEVKPYVLDDQLCDECQGTRCGGKFAPFFCANVTCLQYYCEYCWAAIHSRAGREFHKPLVKEGGDRPRHISFRWN from the exons GTCGTCTGGGGTTCCCCCATCCAGGAGGGGACAACCCTCTGCCCCTCAATG CCAGGAATTATAGCAGGAGACGAG gtcactcctctctcttcccgATGGAGGATGGTTTCCCTGACGATGAGCGTGGTGATCAGGGTCTCGCAGGCCTTGGTTCTCCACACTGCTTTCCACATCAGAACGGAGAGCGCATTGAACGCTACTCGCGCAAGGTCTTTGTGGGAGGATTGCCCCCGGACATAGATGAAG ATGAGATAACAGCCAGTTTCAGGCGTTTTGGACACCTATTTGTGGACTGGCCTCACAAAGCCGAGAGCAAATCCTATTTTCCCCCGAAAG GCTACGCCTTCCTGTTGTTCCAGGATGAGAGCTCAGTGCAGGCTTTGATTGACGCCTGCATCGAGGAGGACGGCAAGCTGTACCTCTGTGTGTCCAGCCCCACAATCAAAGACAAGCCA gtcCAGATCCGCCCGTGGAATCTGAATGACAGTGATTTTGTGATGGATGGATCTCAGCCTCTGGACCCAAGGAAAACAATCTTTGTGGGAGGTGTCCCTCGTCCACTCCGTGCAG TGGAGCTGGCTATGATCATGGACCGCCTGTATGGTGGGGTTTGCTACGCTGGCATCGACACAGACCCCGAGCTGAAGTACCCCAAGGGAGCAGGCCGGGTCGCCTTCTCTAATCAGCAGAGTTACATTGCTGCTATCAGTGCTCGCTTTGTACAGTTGCAGCATGGAGAAATTGATAAACGG GTGGAAGTGAAGCCATATGTGCTGGATGACCAGCTGTGCGATGAGTGCCAGGGAACTCGCTGTGGCGGGAAGTTTGCACCGTTCTTCTGCGCCAACGTCACCTGTCTGCAGTACTACTGCGAGTACTGCTGGGCGGCAATCCACTCACGTGCCGGACGAGAGTTTCACAAACCCCTGGTGAAGGAGGGAGGCGATCGGCCCCGTCACATCTCTTTCCGCTGGAACTGA